The following proteins are encoded in a genomic region of Leptospira fainei serovar Hurstbridge str. BUT 6:
- a CDS encoding lipoate--protein ligase family protein: MQTFFLDQRSLRTPYYNLALEEALALRLVEEGYIGGIRFWESPRSIIIGLSEDPRITVGKNITESFLRFASTRALPKKPNKEGMPYLARRASGGGTVVHEPGWNLNFSLFVSIKEKPELFPVGNSYKILLGIASKALSLQGIESKSMGKSDLALEESDSAWRKISGNAQFRKKDCIVQHGTLILDPRLIQLVSDLLPHPPEEPEYRNGRRHKEFVTSLPERFSEAKFKRDFTLLFADYLGVKNMGTGISRSFRKSVILETNRLFREKYVSLEFITGER; this comes from the coding sequence ATGCAAACCTTCTTTCTAGACCAACGATCTCTCCGTACCCCGTATTATAATCTCGCACTGGAAGAAGCTTTAGCTTTGCGACTCGTCGAGGAAGGCTATATTGGCGGAATTCGATTTTGGGAAAGTCCTCGTTCCATCATAATCGGGCTATCCGAGGATCCGCGTATTACGGTCGGAAAAAATATAACGGAATCTTTCCTTCGATTCGCGTCCACCCGCGCCTTACCGAAAAAGCCGAACAAGGAAGGGATGCCGTATCTAGCGAGAAGAGCAAGCGGCGGAGGTACGGTCGTCCACGAACCCGGTTGGAATCTAAATTTTAGTTTGTTTGTCTCTATCAAAGAAAAGCCGGAACTCTTTCCCGTTGGGAATTCCTATAAGATCCTCCTTGGAATCGCGTCGAAGGCATTATCTTTACAGGGAATAGAAAGTAAATCGATGGGGAAATCGGATCTTGCTTTGGAAGAAAGCGATTCTGCATGGAGAAAGATTTCGGGAAACGCTCAATTCAGAAAGAAAGATTGCATCGTCCAACATGGGACGCTTATTTTAGATCCTCGGTTGATCCAGCTAGTTTCCGATTTGCTTCCCCATCCTCCGGAGGAGCCTGAATATCGAAACGGCAGAAGACACAAAGAATTTGTCACCTCTCTTCCCGAACGTTTCTCCGAGGCAAAATTCAAGCGGGACTTCACCCTTTTATTTGCGGATTATCTGGGGGTGAAAAATATGGGTACTGGAATAAGCCGATCCTTTCGTAAAAGCGTGATTCTTGAAACGAATAGGCTATTTCGAGAAAAGTACGTCTCGTTGGAGTTCATCACCGGCGAACGGTAA
- the glyA gene encoding serine hydroxymethyltransferase codes for MKYLPQQDPEIFKAIQAEDKRQEENLEMIASENFVSRAVLEAYTSTLTNKYAEGYPGKRYYNGCVNADAVESIAIDRAKKLFGAEYANVQPHSGAQANMAIFLATLEPGDSFLGMNLAHGGHLTHGSPVNISGRYYKPIPYGVDPKTETIDYDSIASLAKEHKPKLIVAGASAYSRTIDFAKFGEIAKSVGAKLMADIAHISGLVATGYHPSPVGIFDFVTTTTHKTLRGPRGGLILSNSENEKILNSRVFPGIQGGPLMHVIAAKAVSFGEALAPEYKTYIETVLANAKVLAEVFVKRGFRVVSGGTDNHLVLLDVSVKGLTGAQAADGLDEIGVTVNKNAIPFDKNPPAVASGIRLGTPALTTRGLKPTDIEKVGNLISDFLENPNDHKTIEKVKGGVRELTQQFPMDRFRLD; via the coding sequence ATGAAATACCTTCCACAACAGGACCCTGAAATCTTTAAAGCCATCCAGGCGGAAGATAAGCGCCAGGAAGAAAACCTGGAAATGATCGCGTCCGAGAACTTCGTATCCCGAGCGGTTCTAGAGGCATATACGTCCACTCTTACGAATAAATACGCTGAAGGTTATCCCGGAAAAAGATACTATAACGGTTGCGTAAACGCTGATGCCGTCGAGTCTATCGCGATCGATCGAGCAAAAAAGTTATTCGGTGCCGAATATGCAAACGTTCAGCCCCACTCCGGGGCGCAAGCGAATATGGCCATATTTCTGGCTACGTTAGAACCGGGCGATTCTTTCTTGGGAATGAATCTGGCTCACGGAGGGCATTTGACTCACGGGTCCCCGGTGAACATCAGCGGTCGATATTATAAACCCATTCCGTACGGAGTGGATCCGAAGACGGAGACGATAGATTACGATTCGATCGCCTCGCTAGCAAAAGAACATAAGCCGAAGTTAATCGTCGCAGGAGCATCCGCCTACTCTCGTACGATCGATTTCGCTAAATTCGGAGAAATCGCAAAAAGCGTCGGGGCCAAGTTGATGGCCGATATCGCACATATTTCGGGTTTAGTGGCAACAGGCTACCATCCCTCTCCTGTCGGGATCTTTGACTTCGTGACGACAACGACTCATAAAACTTTGCGAGGCCCGAGAGGGGGCTTGATTCTCTCGAATAGCGAGAATGAAAAAATTCTGAACTCTAGAGTGTTTCCAGGAATCCAAGGCGGACCTCTCATGCACGTGATTGCGGCAAAAGCGGTTTCTTTTGGAGAAGCCTTAGCGCCGGAATATAAAACCTATATCGAGACCGTTCTCGCTAACGCTAAAGTTCTTGCGGAAGTTTTTGTGAAGCGAGGTTTTAGGGTCGTTAGTGGCGGAACCGACAACCATTTGGTTCTCTTGGATGTGTCCGTGAAAGGGCTTACCGGAGCACAAGCGGCGGATGGATTGGACGAGATAGGTGTTACGGTAAATAAGAACGCGATTCCTTTTGATAAGAATCCTCCGGCGGTCGCCTCTGGAATTAGGCTTGGAACGCCTGCACTCACCACACGGGGCCTCAAACCGACCGATATCGAAAAAGTGGGAAATTTGATAAGCGACTTCTTGGAAAATCCGAACGACCATAAGACGATAGAAAAAGTAAAAGGCGGCGTACGGGAATTGACTCAGCAATTTCCTATGGATCGTTTCCGCTTAGACTGA
- a CDS encoding SDR family oxidoreductase: MNKQIAIVTGASRGIGKQVSKELAVSGIHVLCCSRKMADSAKTVKEIEENGGSGEAWELDVADSNSVEKFLREVLKKHSKIDILVNNAGIYLDSGNIETASLENFNKTLNTNLTGPFMLSKEILPIMKKNKFGRIVNVSSGLGQLSDMGAGYAAYRISKAGLNALTRILDSEAGNHDIKANSICPGWVRTDMGGASASRSVEKGAETIVWAALLGDDGPRGKFLRDKKEIPW, from the coding sequence ATGAACAAGCAGATTGCGATCGTAACCGGAGCGAGCAGAGGCATCGGAAAGCAGGTATCAAAAGAATTGGCGGTATCGGGCATACATGTGCTTTGCTGCTCGCGAAAAATGGCGGATTCGGCAAAAACGGTTAAGGAAATTGAAGAGAACGGCGGGTCTGGCGAAGCTTGGGAGTTGGATGTTGCCGATTCGAATTCGGTAGAGAAGTTTCTTCGTGAAGTATTAAAAAAACATTCCAAAATCGATATATTAGTGAATAACGCCGGGATTTACTTGGACAGTGGAAACATCGAAACTGCTTCGCTCGAAAATTTTAATAAAACCTTAAATACGAATCTCACCGGACCGTTTATGTTATCGAAAGAAATTCTCCCGATTATGAAAAAGAATAAATTCGGTCGAATTGTTAACGTAAGTTCCGGACTAGGACAATTGTCCGATATGGGAGCGGGTTACGCCGCATATCGAATTTCGAAGGCGGGATTGAATGCTTTGACTAGAATTTTGGATTCCGAAGCCGGAAATCACGATATTAAGGCAAATTCGATTTGTCCAGGCTGGGTTCGAACCGATATGGGCGGCGCTAGTGCGAGCCGATCCGTTGAAAAGGGAGCTGAAACGATTGTTTGGGCTGCGCTTTTAGGAGATGACGGCCCCCGAGGAAAATTCCTTCGCGATAAAAAGGAAATCCCTTGGTGA
- a CDS encoding LytR/AlgR family response regulator transcription factor: MSELYKVLVVEDEVPARDLLRNYLQHWKNCEVSGIARTGVQAVDLLSKGDFDLVFLDINLPEKTGLQVLEESGSTMPVVIFTTAYREHTLKAFEVGACDYLLKPYSKERFDACMTRALEQLRLRAISKQRPEGQMDPVLIFREKGLIHRVLSSDVFYLTANGKHSILHTKNGDFETPRLLGDFEKKLSKEDFLRIHRKYIVNKAFIAATKSQPGGSYSLFLKNEDETNLPVGREFVDRIKQLFKK; encoded by the coding sequence ATGAGCGAACTTTACAAAGTTCTTGTGGTCGAGGACGAAGTCCCTGCGCGGGATTTACTTAGAAATTATTTGCAGCATTGGAAAAATTGCGAAGTTTCGGGAATCGCTCGGACAGGAGTGCAGGCGGTCGACCTGCTTTCCAAGGGGGATTTTGATCTTGTTTTTCTGGATATTAACCTTCCGGAAAAAACAGGACTTCAGGTTTTGGAAGAATCCGGTTCCACAATGCCTGTCGTGATCTTTACAACGGCATATCGTGAGCATACTTTAAAAGCTTTTGAAGTCGGTGCATGCGATTACCTTTTAAAGCCGTATTCGAAAGAGAGATTCGATGCTTGTATGACAAGAGCTCTCGAACAATTGAGGTTGAGGGCGATTTCAAAGCAAAGACCGGAAGGGCAAATGGATCCGGTACTAATTTTCAGGGAGAAAGGGTTGATTCACCGGGTGCTTTCTTCCGACGTTTTTTATTTAACTGCAAACGGCAAACATTCCATATTACACACGAAGAACGGGGATTTTGAAACTCCTCGATTATTAGGTGATTTCGAAAAAAAACTTTCTAAGGAAGACTTCCTTCGGATTCACAGGAAATATATAGTTAATAAAGCGTTTATCGCCGCAACAAAATCTCAACCGGGAGGGTCATATTCACTTTTTCTAAAGAACGAAGACGAAACAAATCTACCCGTAGGGCGCGAGTTTGTGGATAGGATTAAGCAATTATTTAAGAAATAA
- a CDS encoding sensor histidine kinase: MGKGMDFRIRVFKIVFWFTINTVLGTMNSLLVAHNSPSPFWKVFLATQVTTHSVCSIVEFAVEFINSKRWGPFSTGAFLVIASGFAAVFGVAAGGILHVLLLAGDGLERPHGGSYNILLGSLILAIFISFLEKSMQLLIERKKKTESELKDIQYRTLQSRMDPHYLFNTLNTVHALLVTDPKKADDALIILADTYRFLSDRIYDRLIPFEEEWKFTVNYLELQRLRFSDSLTVQTRLTGDFSRLRIPPLTLQPLVENSFKHGLESLSEPGKLELFAETADGRVRITIVDNGKGKPVVAGIPTERKKSEFSRTLENIQSRLEYNFGKAELNLEKRLGKNTLLLEYEALG; encoded by the coding sequence ATGGGGAAGGGAATGGATTTCAGAATACGAGTATTCAAAATTGTGTTCTGGTTTACGATCAATACCGTGCTAGGGACGATGAACTCTCTGTTAGTCGCTCACAACTCTCCATCCCCTTTTTGGAAAGTATTTTTGGCGACGCAAGTTACTACTCATTCGGTCTGTTCCATCGTTGAATTTGCAGTGGAATTCATTAATAGTAAAAGATGGGGGCCTTTTAGCACCGGCGCTTTCTTAGTAATCGCTTCCGGTTTTGCCGCCGTATTCGGCGTTGCGGCGGGGGGCATACTCCATGTCCTTCTGCTTGCAGGGGACGGTTTGGAAAGGCCGCACGGCGGTTCTTACAATATTCTTTTAGGAAGTTTAATCCTAGCGATATTTATTTCTTTTCTCGAAAAATCCATGCAATTGCTTATAGAGAGAAAGAAGAAGACCGAGTCCGAATTAAAGGATATTCAATATCGAACCCTCCAGAGCCGGATGGATCCTCATTATCTGTTTAACACGTTGAATACCGTTCATGCTCTGCTTGTGACCGATCCTAAAAAGGCGGACGATGCCCTGATAATTCTGGCGGACACGTATCGTTTTTTATCCGATAGGATTTACGATCGCTTAATCCCTTTCGAGGAAGAATGGAAATTTACGGTTAATTACCTGGAATTACAGCGCCTTCGGTTTTCGGATTCTCTTACGGTTCAAACTAGGCTGACCGGCGATTTTTCCAGACTTCGTATTCCCCCGTTAACCTTGCAGCCACTCGTAGAAAACAGCTTTAAGCACGGATTGGAATCTTTGTCCGAACCTGGAAAGCTGGAACTATTCGCGGAGACTGCCGACGGGAGAGTTCGGATAACGATTGTGGATAATGGAAAAGGAAAACCTGTAGTCGCCGGAATTCCGACTGAGAGAAAAAAATCGGAATTTTCCAGAACTTTGGAGAATATTCAATCCCGACTAGAATATAATTTCGGAAAGGCGGAACTAAATTTGGAAAAAAGATTAGGAAAGAATACTCTATTATTGGAATACGAGGCTCTGGGATGA
- a CDS encoding FecR family protein, protein MKRKIFLAISFGLTFGALVVLSQGTSDKDARASFLVGKVQVQKSGSGPWTQLKLGETVNEGDILSTGNASKATLLYRGSEFRILPNSRLKLTKLHNDTKDGNLEVQNGFAWFHVVKLNGKKFEVSTPTNTAGVRGTSFSAFYEAKSKDSGFCTCEGKVALTGNGEKEEGTVQEKGNGGYYPGEGGAPKRTSYEGIIVKFKAFPPFKELIKKNISLKNCLSCHTPQGWTHEQTIPMDETYGAAK, encoded by the coding sequence ATGAAACGGAAAATATTTTTAGCGATATCGTTCGGATTAACGTTTGGAGCCTTAGTCGTTCTTAGCCAAGGAACGAGCGATAAAGATGCGAGAGCATCGTTCCTCGTCGGCAAAGTACAGGTTCAAAAGTCCGGAAGCGGCCCTTGGACGCAGTTAAAATTAGGGGAAACGGTTAACGAAGGGGACATTCTTTCCACAGGAAACGCATCGAAAGCCACCTTATTGTATCGAGGCTCCGAATTTCGCATCCTTCCGAATTCAAGATTGAAGCTGACTAAACTTCATAACGACACCAAGGATGGGAACCTCGAAGTTCAAAACGGATTCGCATGGTTTCATGTCGTAAAGTTGAACGGAAAGAAATTCGAAGTTTCGACTCCGACAAACACTGCCGGAGTTAGGGGAACGTCTTTTTCGGCTTTCTATGAGGCGAAATCTAAAGATTCAGGATTTTGTACTTGCGAAGGAAAAGTCGCGCTGACCGGAAACGGTGAAAAAGAGGAAGGAACAGTTCAGGAAAAAGGAAACGGCGGATATTATCCAGGAGAAGGCGGAGCGCCCAAGAGAACCTCGTATGAAGGGATAATCGTGAAATTCAAAGCATTTCCGCCTTTTAAAGAATTAATAAAAAAGAATATATCGCTTAAAAACTGCCTGTCCTGTCATACTCCTCAAGGCTGGACTCATGAGCAAACGATCCCGATGGACGAAACCTACGGAGCTGCAAAGTAA
- a CDS encoding Ig-like domain-containing protein, with amino-acid sequence MESFNINKIGFKNLGICIFLMGTLTISCSGSKKGGGGMFASLLASFGIVTDQGGSLPQGVSGSVYSPLDTPASLPANFGANGPSVILFVSSFQGVNRYKSLEIRFSKSMSQASVQSDFSILDSLNNPLPGPGKGGVFHWASGTRLIFDPYRELAANTTYTFTLTANSMTSNGMALIPYQVQFTTEPDYFINTAATIGAYSNVSLGWGNTSGKDITFPTNTHLYVTSNFANPISGANPIQSITLNHMGSTDQYTICTGTCSMSSPVASNLDLIADARLSSTPGLYAFIGGNSYYYQIITATGEIFNRYFSFNYGPVNASPYGLLTGVSTTVMDQAQSMALFGQILQKFAHADFKVANQTFNDFASNPSTNSASNLSSRCINYYQGSITYIRNYGDNSGQYGDGYCGGSQNGGAFNVVASVLGLGNLPMALDVFIPGISIPPTAPDSTPNITDSFYVLGNGSIGIDIYGEYSVIDLAVIGLTHDCTVLACLIGNGQDFYFTTNSTVNGSGPYTPRLARAKATTWFDSSGNINVQINRYTSTNKSPNGAYPFDPNDPITGNFYVSPWWQNLNTASMSLQDSTSGLGSFLGPITNMIATNAVPQVTPAITQSLLLDIVERVSVNALNAVLQSLNNPGLELDLPNYLPAPLANFPLVLSLQVSSDAAVQQSGSNKGIVASANVALVAKSSSRLLPANPNYHGHNAATGFVSTAPAGAAGVTAIQNAKNYLFSQSNATPGLLLGLSADTVTQAAYSLWQNGAFNLALNAAFINQIQTYAGNGALFQLTKTLLQASAIINILAPGFPSLTGLNPSNPSQTITVNGNDGVEIDLWAIHAPNGSLKPVPSGSAIPQLEVNFTDLELRIYGVPSSGPKYLINTARASFKALGTIKFTPFIQPSGVTGYSNLNALSLIIDPSSMSYTLDILEGTQYNPFGIDPQGVLTVVSPLIPSLIIPLVNNILGQIPLPSKATLATLTNPSNASQACSLNTTTDKIKLLTQPIPSTQTYPFLFAGLQFQGAYATNPGNTISCP; translated from the coding sequence ATGGAAAGCTTCAATATAAATAAAATCGGCTTCAAAAACCTCGGAATATGCATATTCCTGATGGGGACTCTAACGATATCTTGTTCGGGCTCCAAAAAAGGAGGGGGTGGAATGTTTGCCTCCCTTCTCGCTTCTTTCGGTATCGTTACCGACCAGGGAGGAAGCCTTCCTCAGGGAGTCAGCGGAAGCGTTTATTCTCCTTTGGACACCCCCGCTTCATTGCCCGCAAATTTCGGAGCCAACGGACCGAGTGTAATTTTGTTCGTGAGTTCTTTTCAAGGCGTGAATCGCTATAAAAGCTTGGAAATTCGATTTTCAAAATCCATGAGCCAAGCGTCCGTTCAATCGGACTTTTCGATTTTGGATTCTCTAAACAATCCGCTTCCAGGTCCCGGAAAAGGGGGAGTCTTTCATTGGGCTTCCGGAACAAGATTGATCTTCGATCCGTACAGGGAACTGGCTGCTAACACGACTTATACGTTTACGTTGACTGCAAATTCAATGACTTCTAACGGAATGGCGTTGATTCCATACCAAGTTCAATTTACGACGGAACCGGATTATTTTATCAATACTGCGGCTACTATCGGAGCCTACTCGAATGTTTCGTTAGGCTGGGGCAATACCAGCGGAAAAGATATTACATTTCCGACGAATACCCACCTTTATGTGACTAGCAATTTTGCAAATCCGATCAGCGGCGCCAATCCGATTCAGTCGATTACTTTGAATCATATGGGTTCTACGGATCAGTATACTATATGCACAGGCACTTGTTCCATGTCTAGTCCTGTTGCGTCCAATTTGGATCTAATCGCCGATGCAAGATTAAGTTCGACTCCGGGGTTATACGCGTTTATAGGCGGGAATTCCTACTACTACCAAATCATCACGGCCACCGGAGAGATCTTCAATAGATATTTCTCCTTTAATTACGGTCCGGTAAACGCAAGTCCATACGGATTACTGACAGGTGTCTCGACGACGGTGATGGACCAGGCGCAATCGATGGCTTTGTTCGGACAGATTCTACAGAAGTTTGCCCACGCAGATTTCAAGGTAGCCAACCAGACCTTTAACGATTTTGCTTCGAATCCTTCTACGAATAGCGCCTCGAATCTATCTTCTCGTTGTATCAATTATTACCAGGGCTCGATTACTTATATTCGCAATTACGGTGATAATTCCGGACAATACGGAGACGGATACTGCGGTGGAAGTCAGAACGGAGGAGCGTTCAATGTGGTTGCGAGCGTTCTGGGGCTCGGGAATCTTCCCATGGCTTTGGACGTTTTTATTCCAGGAATTAGCATCCCTCCGACGGCTCCGGATTCGACTCCGAATATCACGGATTCCTTTTACGTCCTAGGCAACGGATCGATCGGAATCGATATTTACGGAGAATATTCCGTGATCGACTTAGCGGTCATAGGACTGACTCACGATTGTACCGTTTTAGCTTGCTTAATCGGAAACGGACAGGATTTCTATTTTACCACTAATTCGACCGTAAACGGAAGCGGACCTTATACACCGAGGCTCGCGAGAGCGAAGGCAACAACTTGGTTCGACTCAAGCGGGAACATCAACGTTCAAATCAATCGTTATACGAGTACAAATAAATCTCCCAACGGAGCTTATCCTTTCGATCCGAACGATCCGATTACGGGTAACTTCTATGTTTCTCCTTGGTGGCAGAACTTGAATACGGCCTCCATGAGCCTGCAAGATTCAACGAGCGGACTCGGATCCTTCCTAGGGCCGATCACAAATATGATCGCCACAAACGCGGTTCCTCAGGTTACTCCGGCGATCACTCAATCGCTTTTATTGGATATCGTAGAGCGCGTTTCCGTAAACGCTTTGAATGCGGTTCTTCAATCCTTGAATAACCCGGGATTGGAATTGGATCTTCCCAATTATCTTCCTGCACCGTTGGCAAATTTCCCACTAGTTCTTTCTTTGCAAGTTTCTTCGGATGCGGCAGTGCAGCAGTCCGGTTCCAATAAAGGAATTGTCGCTTCAGCAAACGTGGCTTTAGTCGCGAAATCGAGCAGTCGGTTACTTCCGGCAAATCCGAATTATCACGGCCATAATGCCGCTACCGGATTCGTAAGCACGGCGCCAGCCGGAGCTGCGGGAGTTACTGCGATTCAGAATGCGAAGAATTATCTCTTTTCTCAGAGTAATGCGACTCCGGGATTATTATTGGGTTTGAGTGCGGACACTGTGACTCAGGCCGCATATAGCCTTTGGCAGAACGGAGCCTTTAACTTAGCGTTGAATGCGGCGTTTATTAACCAAATTCAAACCTATGCTGGAAACGGAGCCTTGTTTCAGTTAACGAAAACGTTATTACAAGCCTCCGCGATTATCAATATCTTGGCTCCGGGTTTCCCCAGTTTGACCGGCTTGAATCCTTCCAACCCAAGTCAGACGATCACGGTAAACGGTAATGATGGCGTTGAAATCGATCTTTGGGCGATTCATGCACCGAACGGAAGTTTGAAGCCGGTTCCTTCAGGATCCGCTATCCCTCAGCTTGAAGTGAACTTTACGGATCTTGAATTGAGGATTTATGGAGTCCCTTCAAGCGGACCGAAATATTTAATCAATACGGCAAGAGCCAGTTTTAAGGCGCTTGGAACGATTAAGTTTACGCCCTTCATTCAACCGTCCGGCGTAACCGGTTACAGCAATCTGAATGCTCTCAGCTTAATTATCGATCCTTCTAGTATGTCTTACACTCTGGATATTTTGGAAGGAACTCAGTACAATCCCTTTGGAATCGATCCTCAGGGTGTTCTGACGGTAGTTAGTCCCTTGATTCCATCTTTGATTATTCCTCTCGTGAATAACATTTTGGGTCAGATTCCTCTTCCCTCTAAGGCTACCTTGGCTACGTTGACCAACCCGTCGAATGCTTCTCAGGCTTGCAGTCTTAATACCACAACGGATAAGATTAAACTATTGACTCAACCGATTCCAAGCACGCAGACTTATCCGTTCCTATTCGCGGGTCTGCAATTTCAAGGGGCGTATGCGACTAATCCGGGAAATACGATAAGCTGTCCTTAA
- a CDS encoding TMEM43 family protein, whose product MAFENSDGMSSSESIGVFGQLGDSFKGILSGIVLFPVSLFLIYQIETCEQASAALKGAVPAAQAQEGLPSYVTGTLTADSLGGEFVRQGHYISYSQTPEVYAWTEEVKEEGSGTNKKKVRTCKLEWTSSPKNPKNFELSGCKSKPFYQVSHAKAETFATGGKVKGEDGKAYSVNLKEVDYTSEVPAVAPEASHLTKGILKDEYVFLNEKCSKDEVEGCERVSVEVRSVPTENMTFVGAVSGHSIGKYKSKEDNLFLNASVGDFQKTMKDIADDDKMMKWIGRGVSFVLVWISLNLLVGPLTALLSFIPLIGEFGKMAISFLLGIVAFVITAITILLVKFWYIWLLLALAAIGYGIYKKRQAKPA is encoded by the coding sequence ATGGCATTCGAAAATTCGGACGGGATGTCCTCGTCGGAGAGTATAGGCGTATTCGGTCAACTAGGAGATTCGTTCAAAGGAATTCTCTCCGGGATCGTATTATTTCCAGTTTCTCTATTTCTCATCTACCAAATTGAGACTTGCGAGCAAGCTAGCGCTGCGCTCAAAGGGGCGGTTCCTGCCGCTCAAGCACAGGAAGGATTGCCTTCCTATGTTACCGGGACTTTGACGGCAGATTCTCTTGGAGGTGAATTCGTTAGGCAGGGCCATTATATCTCCTATTCGCAGACTCCCGAAGTGTATGCTTGGACCGAAGAAGTGAAGGAAGAAGGGAGCGGTACGAATAAAAAGAAAGTACGCACATGCAAACTGGAATGGACTTCCTCCCCTAAAAATCCTAAAAATTTCGAACTTTCAGGATGTAAATCCAAACCGTTCTATCAAGTGAGTCATGCGAAGGCGGAAACTTTTGCAACCGGAGGAAAAGTAAAAGGTGAGGATGGAAAAGCATATTCCGTAAATTTAAAGGAAGTGGATTATACTAGCGAAGTTCCTGCCGTTGCTCCGGAAGCTTCGCATCTTACCAAAGGAATTTTAAAGGACGAATACGTCTTTTTAAACGAGAAATGCTCGAAAGATGAAGTTGAAGGTTGTGAGCGCGTCAGCGTTGAAGTTCGCTCCGTTCCGACGGAAAATATGACGTTTGTCGGCGCAGTTTCGGGACATTCTATCGGAAAGTATAAGAGTAAAGAAGATAATCTATTTTTAAACGCTTCCGTGGGTGACTTCCAAAAAACCATGAAAGATATAGCGGACGATGATAAAATGATGAAATGGATCGGACGAGGAGTAAGTTTCGTCCTCGTTTGGATCAGTCTGAATCTTCTTGTCGGACCTTTGACGGCTTTACTCAGTTTTATTCCGCTGATCGGAGAATTCGGAAAGATGGCAATTTCTTTCCTATTGGGAATCGTCGCGTTCGTTATCACTGCGATAACGATTTTGCTAGTAAAATTTTGGTATATTTGGCTATTACTCGCGCTTGCGGCAATCGGCTACGGAATCTACAAGAAAAGGCAGGCGAAGCCGGCCTAA
- a CDS encoding beta/alpha barrel domain-containing protein (involved in tryptophan biosynthesis; amino acid biosynthesis; converts 1-(2-carboxyphenylamino)-1-deoxy-D-ribulose 5-phosphate to C(1)-(3-indolyl)-glycerol 3-phosphat): protein MGLHRVLRDILETKKRELETIPEYTPVKYSGPSLWQSLRSRKFSIIAECKRKSPSAGTIRETYEPTQIAKVYEECGASGISVLTDTDYFGGSLEHLRQVSEKVNIPVLRKDFIIDERQVIEAREYGAGAILLIVRILDPDTLKNLILAATKLGMGVLTEIHTEEEAEIARDAGANIVGINTRDLDDFSIHKDLVPKVANKLSPNIVKVGESGIKSKQDLDAFRPYVDAALIGTYFMEKSDIRTAWLELF, encoded by the coding sequence ATGGGGTTGCACAGAGTTTTACGAGATATTCTCGAGACAAAGAAAAGGGAATTGGAAACGATTCCCGAATATACCCCGGTAAAGTATTCAGGACCGAGTTTGTGGCAGTCGCTGCGCTCCCGTAAATTTTCGATTATTGCCGAATGTAAACGTAAGAGTCCCTCTGCCGGAACGATTCGGGAAACCTATGAACCGACCCAAATCGCTAAAGTGTACGAAGAATGCGGGGCTTCCGGAATTTCCGTATTAACAGACACCGATTACTTCGGCGGTTCTTTAGAGCATCTACGGCAAGTATCGGAAAAGGTAAATATCCCGGTGTTGCGTAAAGATTTTATAATAGACGAAAGACAAGTAATCGAGGCCAGAGAATATGGAGCCGGTGCGATACTTTTAATCGTTAGAATTTTGGATCCGGATACGCTCAAGAATCTCATTCTTGCCGCCACTAAACTGGGCATGGGTGTCCTTACGGAAATTCATACCGAAGAAGAGGCCGAAATCGCGAGAGATGCCGGTGCGAATATCGTAGGAATCAATACCAGAGACTTGGACGATTTCTCGATTCATAAGGATTTAGTTCCAAAAGTTGCAAATAAACTTTCTCCTAATATAGTAAAAGTGGGAGAATCGGGAATAAAAAGTAAACAGGATCTGGACGCATTTAGGCCGTACGTGGATGCCGCGCTGATCGGCACGTATTTTATGGAGAAGTCCGATATTCGAACCGCCTGGCTGGAATTGTTTTAA
- a CDS encoding STAS domain-containing protein: MLDHKVQDGVLIVYLKGRLDVSIANEVEENLNDLIDNQGHTKVILNMQDVDYMSSSGFRACISTLRKLNAKEGGLKICGIKPAVKRIFDVIELTSLFDIRETEDEALKSFRS, encoded by the coding sequence TTGCTGGATCATAAGGTACAGGACGGAGTTCTCATTGTTTACCTCAAGGGGCGTTTAGACGTCTCCATCGCTAACGAAGTCGAAGAGAATCTCAACGATCTCATCGACAATCAAGGACACACAAAAGTGATCTTGAATATGCAAGACGTCGATTACATGTCTTCTTCCGGATTTAGAGCTTGTATCTCGACTCTTAGGAAGCTGAACGCAAAGGAAGGCGGCTTAAAAATTTGCGGAATCAAACCTGCGGTAAAAAGAATTTTTGATGTGATTGAACTTACTTCTCTCTTCGATATTCGAGAGACGGAGGATGAAGCTCTAAAGTCGTTCCGCAGCTAA